Genomic DNA from uncultured Methanospirillum sp.:
CGTCTCAACGATCCTGACTTCATCCATATCCTCGGGGAGAATGCCAAGTTTGCAGGTCTCATGGACATCTCGGGTCAGCGGATCTTTGAGCTCAGGCAGAAAGTTGCTGATCAGATCAATATTCCTGTTGAGAAACTGGAGAAGATGATCGCCCCGGTGGAGAGCGTGTATGCCATTGTGGATCACACCCGCTGCCTCTCGTACATGCTTGGGGACTGCATTGTTCCCTCGAATGTCAAGGATGGATACCTTGCACGGCTTGTGATCAGACGGACGCTCAGGATGATGCGTGACCTGAACATAGACAGCAGTTTCCTTGGTGAGATGGTCAGCAAGCAGATGAAGATCATCGGGACCGAGAGGTTCGAACAGGATCCTGAAGTGGTCAGTGAGATCATCGAGCGTGAGATCGATAAGTACAGAACGACCATGGAGAGGGGAACCAGGACTGTTGAACGGCTTGCACAGACCTACAAGAAGAAGTGTGAGAAGATCCCGCTCAGCGAGATGGTCACTCTCTATGACTCTCATGGTATCCCACCAGAGATGGTCAGGGATCTTGCTTCAGAACAGGGTGCTGTTGTCGATCTGCCTGATGATTTCTACTCACAGATTGCAGACATGCATTCTGAATCTGAACGCGAGCCAGAACGTAATCCTCTCTATGACTACCTTGACCGGCTCGCCCATCTGCCAGAAACCAGAAGACTGTATTATGAGAAACAGGGTTCAATGGAGTTTGAGGCAAAAGTCCTCGATGTTCTGGATAATCAGTATGTTGTCCTGGATGCCACCCTCTATTATCCTGAAGGTGGTGGTCAGCCTGGTGACACCGGTCTTCTCCTGGCACCAGACGGGCTTACGATCCGTGTTGAGGACACGATAAAACTCGGGGAGTCGATCCTCCATAAAATATCAGGAGGAAACCTACAGGCAGGCGATACAGTCCGTGGGATCATCGACGAGGAACGGCGTCTCTCCCTGATGAGACATCACACGGCAACCCATATTCTTCTACATGCTGCCCAGGAGGTACTTGGCGCCCATATTCATCAGGCCGGTGCCCAGAAGGGTGAGACCAGTTCACGCATGGATCTCCGCCATTACAAGCATATCACACCTACAGAACTCAAGAAGATCGAGGCTGTTGCTAACCGGCTGGTGATGGCCAACACACCAACTTCGATTGCCTGGGAAGACCGGACTGATGCAGAGCAGAAATACGGGTTCTGTCTGTACCAGGGAGGGGTTCCGCCAGGATCACGGATAAGGATTGTCAAGGTTGCTGGTGATATCGAGGCATGTGCCGGAACACACTGCGCCCACACCGGTGATGTTGGTCTCATCAAGATCATCAGGGTCGAACATATACAGGATGGAATCGAGCGCCTCGAGTTTGCTGCAGGTCTTGCTGCTGTGCAGTATCTCCACTGGATGGAGGACCTTCTTACCGGAGCATCAGAGGCATTTTCAGTCCAGAACGAAGCACTTCCTGCCACAGCCCAGCGGTTTTTTGGTGAATGGAAAGATCAGCGGAAAGAGATCGAGCGTCTCTCTGCAAAGGTCAGTGAGCTCGAACTCAAGAACCTGACTCCGGAAGAGATCAATGGAAAGAGCATTCTGATCAAACGTATCGATCTCCCGTCTGTTGAACTGGTGAAGATTGCCACAAGGATTTCTGCTTCAGGCGGAGTGGCCCTGCTTATTGCAGGTGGCGAAACGGCACGGGCAGTTGTTGCAAGCGGAGTAGATGGAATCAAAGCCGGTGATCTGATCGCTGCAGTCTGCACAATCCTTGGTGGAAAAGGTGGCGGAAAACCGAACCTTGCTCAGGGTGGCGGACCGGATGTGGCAAAGATCGATCAGGCCCTTGTATCAGGCCGTGACCAGATCATAACCGCTCTGAATACCTGATTGTTCCTGGAAAAATAGGCGAAAATATCCACAAAACCCTCTCTTTTTGCTCTTCATATCCTCTGTATGATCCGGATATCTGACTGATTTATGTAAAAAAGCAGGAGATGATGTATGATTATTCTCTCCGAAACAAGGCAGATGCAACAAGAAGACTGCAGACTCCGATGACTCCTGGCAGTGGTGATTTGGTTGGTGCAGGTAGTGGTGTCTGGGTAGGAGTACTTTTGGTCTCATTGGGAGTTATTGTTGGGGTAACAGTAACAGTCTGCGTTGGAGTAACAGTTGGTGTACTCTTCTCTCCTCCGGTGACGTTAACAGAGATCTCACTGATAAAACCCTTCTTATCAGAGAGGCTGATCTGATACTCACCTGCCTCAGTGACTGGTATCCTGGTGGAAAAATGCCCATCTTTGTCTGCATACCCGGGGCTCGTAATCAACTGCTGGGGTCCGAAGGTGAAGTTATCCGGACCAAATGCACGGAGGGTGATCACACCATTATCCATGTCTTTGATCTTCCCGGTTACAACCAGAGCTGTTCCGATATCCTGTGTCTGGGCCGACTCCAGGACCAGCTCATCTGAGCGGTCAACAATCATCACAACCCTGCGGGTGACCGATGCAGAGCCCAGTGAACTTTCTACGAACTCTTTCCCGTCTGAAATAATATTGTGAATTTCGAGTTTATACTGCCCCTTCTGGAGATCACGGGTCTCAAAATCTGTCCTGAATAACCTGCTCTGATCAACTATCACTTTCTGTCTGGCGACTTCCCCTGCAGTATATTTCGAGTAGAAGAGAACGATATCAAAATGGGTATTTTCAGGAAACGATGTTTCTCCGGTGACTGTCAGAGGGACGCCGGCATTGACATGATCCGGTGCATCAATGGTAATAATATATGCATCAACACTGCAGATCAGGGCTGATGCAATGAGGAGGAGGATGATAATCCGGGATCTGAATGACATACCAAGAGATCTGATCCCAGAATATTAGGCCTTATCGCCCGGTTCAGTCACACTCCATGGCATACCGTGCTCCTATCCTATGTGCTGTCTCCTGGCCGGCAATTTTCCTGATCCTCTCCTCCAGGCGGAAGAAGTATTCCGGAGAGAGGCAATGCAAACTCTCTTCCCCGGTGAGCATCAGATCGATCAGGTACCTGAACTCATCATCAGAGAGTCGTCCGATCCGTGCGTCAAAATCATCTGAATCTTTTGAGTAATGGTTGGCAACCGGGGGGAGGAGTGATTTATACGCCACACCGGATCCTCTGCAGGCTTCACCGCTGAATTCAGGCGCCATGGCTGTGAGAAGTATGAGATCCTGTTCGCTGAGTACCCGTACCATACTCAGTTCATTGATTTTCTCCTGATATCCGAACTTCGGCGCAACCAGGCGATCCTACAGTCTCCTGAAAAAAAGGAAAATGAAAAATTATTGTGATTTAAGTGCTTGTTGATGCCGGAGGGGTATACACACGGGTAGCCATCTCCTTGTCAAGCATGTACAGCAACCCGACACCTTTCTCCTGGCTTATCATCTTCAGTTGATCAAGAGTATTACGTGCGTTCTCTTCTTCTTCCACCTGTTCGCTGACAAACCACTGCAAGAAGTTCACAGTTGCATGATCCTTTTCACTCATAGCCAGGTCCACCAGGTTGTTTATCAGTCCGGTTACCTTCAGTTCATGTTCAAGTTGCGCTTCAAATGCGTCCTGCGGACTTTTCCATGATGATGGTGGTGCCTGAACAGGCTGCATCACGGCCCGCCCGCCCCGTGCGCATAGATAATCAAAGAACTTCAGGGCATGATCGCGCTCTTCCATCGCCTGAATGCGTTCCCAGCTGGCAAACCCCTTCAGGCCGGCTGAGTCAAACCAAGATGACATTGAGAGGTACAGGTATGCTGAGTAGAACTCTGCATTTATCTGATCATTAATCGCTTTTTCGAGTTTAGGGTTCATTGCTCCCTTTGGTGAAGCCTTTCGTACTGGTGCCATGAGTGCTGATAAGCTCTGTTCATATATATTGGTGAGGTGGTTATTCAAAAAGCCGAGGATGCAACCCGGCAACTTCCTTCTATCCAAACACCTTAAAATTATCCATTTTTTTTAAGAACGAGAGAAGGAAAGGGATTATACCTCACTGCGATCTACTTCTGTTATCCGGCATCCTTTCGGACCGGAGTTGTGAGTTCCCGCACGTGGATACATGTGCAGGGGAGATGCCTCATGAATTTGAAACGTCCTAATTCCAATGAAGCCGTAGGCACAGTGAATCGTTCAAAAGACGTGGTGCCCATGTCGGGATTGTGTTCCCGGTGTGTTGACGGATGTAAAGGCGCCTGTGATATCTGGCTTGCATCGTTCCGTGGCCGTGAAGTTCTGTATCCCGGGCCTTTTGGTGAGGTCACTGCAGGGGCAGACAAAAACTACCCGATCGATTACTCTCATCTGAATATTCATGGCTACGCTGTCGGGGCAAACGGACTGCCTGATGGTGTGACAGCAAATCCTGACACCGCTGTTTTTGATGATGTCAACACCGAGGTTGATTACGGCTGGGACATCAAAGTCAAGATGAAAGTTCCAATCTTCACCGGTGCACTGGGCTCCACTGATATTGCACGAATCAACTGGGAGCACTTTGCCATTGGCGCAGCCATCTCCGGTGTCACCCTTGTCTGTGGTGAGAATGTCTGTGGTGTCGATCCCCAGATGACTCTTGGCTCAGATAAGAAAGTGGCTTCATCACCTGAAATGGATCGCCGCATCAATACGTACAAGAAGTTCCACCAGGGATATGGAGAAATTCTTGTCCAGATGAACGTCGAGGATACCAGGCTTGGAACTGCAGAATATGTTGCGTCCAAGCACAACCTTGAGACGATCGAGCTCAAATGGGGTCAGGGTGCCAAGTGCATTGGTGGCGAGATTAAGGTTAAGGATCTTGCACGTGCCCAGGAACTCAAGAAGCGTGGATACATTGTTCTCCCCGACCCGACCCGTTCTGATGTCCAGGCATCATACAAGGCCGGAGCAATCAAGGAGTTTGAACGCCACTCACGGCTTGGGTTTGTCTCCAAGGAAGGATTCCTTGAGGAAGTGGATCGTCTCCGTGGGATCGGGTTCAAGCGTGTGACCCTCAAGACCGGTGCATACTCCATGAAAGAACTCGCCATGGCAATCAGGTGGAGTTCTGAAGCAAAGATCGACCTCCTCACCATCGACGGAGCACCGGGAGGCACTGGTATGAGCCCATGGCCGATGATGAACGAGTGGGGTATCCCGACCTTCTACATCCAGTCACTGGCGTACCAGATGGCATGTGATCTCCAGAAGAAGGGAATGCGGGTTCCTGACCTTGCAATTGCAGGTGGGTTTGCTGACGAGGCAAATGCATTCAAGGCTCTCGCCATGGGTGCACCGTACTTCAAGGCAGTCTGTATGGGCCGTGGCCTCATGATTCCGGGAATGGTCGGCAAGAACATCGAAAAGTGGCTCAAGGCCGGGGAGCTCCCGAAGAGTGTCTCCAAGTATGGTTCATCGGTTCCGGAGATCTTTGTTGCATACGAAGAACTCAAGGAGAAGTTCGGAGCCAAGATGGATGAGATTCCGCTCGGTGCCCTGGGTATCTACACCTATGCACAGAAGTTCAAGACCGGCATGTCACAGATCATGGCAGGAAGCCGGAACTTCTCGTTCAAGTCAGTCTCGCGCAGAGACCTGATGGCACTCACTCCTGAGGCTGCAGAAGTTTCAGGGATCCCGTATGTGATGGAAGCATACCGGGATGAGGCTTGGGATATCCTCCTTCAATAACTGCAGGAAATGCATCAGACTCCCTGCAGGGGAATCCCTTTTTTTAATACCTGTTCTTAGTCAGGTACACCGTAATGCCTGTTGCAACCCTGATCATATGATTATGACTGGGGCGGAGTTGTCTGCCCGGTGGTAAAACAGTACTTCGCAAGCGCATCGATCACTTTTATTGAGATTCCCGCCCCGAGTTCTGGCTCCATTGACTCAAGCCAGACAAAGAAACCGACTTTCGGAGGGGTCTTCCGCTCAAATTTGAAACACCCCTGGCCGTCAAAGACCATCTTATAATACTCCTTCTTTTGCCGCAGTCTGAAGTAGATGAGCGGAGTGTAGTCTGGCAGATCTGCTGCCAGGATCATCTTGGAGAACTGCTCAGCAATATCCTCGGGAGAGAGGCTCTTGTCTTTGTATGTGAATCGGTATCGCTCACAAAGCCGTTTTATTGTTGATGGATACAGCCGGCCGAAGAGGATTTTCTTGACCAGAGTTGCAGTCCGGTGAGGCGATGGGAATGCGGGCATGGCGTCCCCTTCAGGAAGGTGGGTGAAGACCCATTCGCGCTCAAGGTCGTGGAAGATCTTGTATGACAGAGGGTTTGCGAGCTCAAGACTTGTGGCCCTTACAGTTTTTCCGGCAGGAAGGACCGGCTTCATGGTATTTTTGTTCCAGGTTCCTGAAATGTGCGTCCTGAATGTTTCGCATGCCTGGGTGCAGATAGAGAGATGCTCTTCTGATCCGAGAACTTTTCTGCCACCTTTGTAGTTTGTGAGGGGAAATGAGGTTATCAGGATGAAGGTGACCGCCTTCAGATTGAAGAGGTAGCGGATCATCTGTTTTTTGTAGTAGATCTCCTGCATAAAATCCTTGAGATCAGACGGTGATGTGACCACTTCCACAAAAACCAGTGAGTTATCATGTTTGATGAGCAGGAGATCGAACTCTGCAAGGTCCTGCCCGTTTCCCCGAAGGGTGATATCCCCGTTTCGCGAGTAGAAGAACCCATCCTGTCCGAGTGCAGGGATCTCTTTCTTTCCCCTTACGTCTGCCCCTTTTAGAACCA
This window encodes:
- the alaS gene encoding alanine--tRNA ligase, which codes for MMEEEYQLEYFRTQDMVRKVCTSCGKAFWTRDPERTVCGDAPCEPYQFIGNPLFRAHTVDQMREAYLSFYEKEGHTRISRYPVAARWRDDIYLTIASIADFQPFVTSGVVPPPANPLTISQPCIRLNDLDSVGRSGRHLTCFEMMAHHAFNSNGKEVYWKDRTVELCDQFLASIGADMNRVTYKEHPWIGGGNAGPSVEVLIGGLEVATLVFMSLGKQKTDKAPVMLEGTPYYPMNLRIVDTGYGLERLVWASKGSPTIYDAVFPEMVSQVMQEAGLGHRLNDPDFIHILGENAKFAGLMDISGQRIFELRQKVADQINIPVEKLEKMIAPVESVYAIVDHTRCLSYMLGDCIVPSNVKDGYLARLVIRRTLRMMRDLNIDSSFLGEMVSKQMKIIGTERFEQDPEVVSEIIEREIDKYRTTMERGTRTVERLAQTYKKKCEKIPLSEMVTLYDSHGIPPEMVRDLASEQGAVVDLPDDFYSQIADMHSESEREPERNPLYDYLDRLAHLPETRRLYYEKQGSMEFEAKVLDVLDNQYVVLDATLYYPEGGGQPGDTGLLLAPDGLTIRVEDTIKLGESILHKISGGNLQAGDTVRGIIDEERRLSLMRHHTATHILLHAAQEVLGAHIHQAGAQKGETSSRMDLRHYKHITPTELKKIEAVANRLVMANTPTSIAWEDRTDAEQKYGFCLYQGGVPPGSRIRIVKVAGDIEACAGTHCAHTGDVGLIKIIRVEHIQDGIERLEFAAGLAAVQYLHWMEDLLTGASEAFSVQNEALPATAQRFFGEWKDQRKEIERLSAKVSELELKNLTPEEINGKSILIKRIDLPSVELVKIATRISASGGVALLIAGGETARAVVASGVDGIKAGDLIAAVCTILGGKGGGKPNLAQGGGPDVAKIDQALVSGRDQIITALNT
- a CDS encoding ferritin translates to MAPVRKASPKGAMNPKLEKAINDQINAEFYSAYLYLSMSSWFDSAGLKGFASWERIQAMEERDHALKFFDYLCARGGRAVMQPVQAPPSSWKSPQDAFEAQLEHELKVTGLINNLVDLAMSEKDHATVNFLQWFVSEQVEEEENARNTLDQLKMISQEKGVGLLYMLDKEMATRVYTPPASTST
- a CDS encoding FMN-binding glutamate synthase family protein; this encodes MNLKRPNSNEAVGTVNRSKDVVPMSGLCSRCVDGCKGACDIWLASFRGREVLYPGPFGEVTAGADKNYPIDYSHLNIHGYAVGANGLPDGVTANPDTAVFDDVNTEVDYGWDIKVKMKVPIFTGALGSTDIARINWEHFAIGAAISGVTLVCGENVCGVDPQMTLGSDKKVASSPEMDRRINTYKKFHQGYGEILVQMNVEDTRLGTAEYVASKHNLETIELKWGQGAKCIGGEIKVKDLARAQELKKRGYIVLPDPTRSDVQASYKAGAIKEFERHSRLGFVSKEGFLEEVDRLRGIGFKRVTLKTGAYSMKELAMAIRWSSEAKIDLLTIDGAPGGTGMSPWPMMNEWGIPTFYIQSLAYQMACDLQKKGMRVPDLAIAGGFADEANAFKALAMGAPYFKAVCMGRGLMIPGMVGKNIEKWLKAGELPKSVSKYGSSVPEIFVAYEELKEKFGAKMDEIPLGALGIYTYAQKFKTGMSQIMAGSRNFSFKSVSRRDLMALTPEAAEVSGIPYVMEAYRDEAWDILLQ